A section of the Artemia franciscana unplaced genomic scaffold, ASM3288406v1 Scaffold_5889, whole genome shotgun sequence genome encodes:
- the LOC136043422 gene encoding uncharacterized protein LOC136043422 codes for MYIDTCINPISQTDFSLFANGTKLLGEVSASSKIQNDLDALTEKLEEWQLSPNVAECSVFHFGRQNPKYSYKLKGINLTKSTCEKDLGVILSLDLKPEKHTGLVVGKTSNVLWLLIHSLRYRDIHSKISAYTSYASPQLEYTTVIW; via the coding sequence ATGTACATAGACACTTGCATAAATCCCATTTCCCAAACCGACTTCAGCCTGTTTGCAAACGGTACGAAGCTCTTGGGAGAAGTTAGTGCTTCATCAAAAATCCAAAACGACTTGGACGCCCTGACAGAGAAGCTCGAAGAATGGCAACTTTCACCAAATGTAGCAGAATGCTCTGTCTTCCATTTTGGCCGACAAAATCCGAAGTACTCATACAAATTGAAAGGTATCAACCTGACAAAATCTACCTGCGAAAAGGACCTAGGTGTAATTCTGAGCTTGGACCTCAAACCAGAAAAGCATACCGGCCTGGTTGTGGGTAAAACATCAAATGTTCTCTGGCTACTCATTCACTCCCTTCGATACCGTGACATTCACTCAAAGATCTCAGCATACACAAGTTACGCAAGCCCACAGCTTGAATACACAACTGTCATCTGGTGA